The genomic DNA ATGAGCCCTGCAGAGAAACTCCTGTAAACCAACCTTTGCCCCTTTCGAGCAAGCAAATGTGCAGAGGAGTGACCTTCAGCTGTCCATCATTGTCTCCATGGTGATGCCTTCCTCACTGACCTTGTGCCCTCCCTTCCAGGCAGAGGCCATGATAGCATCCAAGAAGATGGATAAGGAGTACCTGCCCATCGGGGGCCTGGCGGATTTCACCCGGGCGTCTGCAGAACTGGCTCTGGGGGAAAACAGTGAGGCCTTCAAGAGCGGCCGGGTAAGGAGAGGCTgggacacaggggcagggaggacACACGGTTTGTGTGTGGGTGCTCAGCAAATGTGGAAGAACTGCTGGGGTATTGATGCTCCTGAGTTGTGGGCTGGCTGGCCCCAAGGATCACTGCTTCCTCTGACAGCCTCTGAAGGGTGAAACAGCCCTGTCCAAGGAGGGGATTTAACCTTGCCAGGGGGCCCAACTCCCCACCCTGGAGCTGGAGATAGATGCTGACCCCTGTGGTCTCTCCAGCCCTTTGTCCCTGTTTTGGTGTGCTGCTACCAGTGCTGACATAATGACTGTGCTCTCCCTGTAACACAACATGGctactcagattttttttttcttttcttgcagtATGTTACTGTGCAGGGTATTTCTGGGACTGGATCTCTGCGAATTGGAGCCAATTTTTTGGTGAGTGCCTGGCTAGCAGTGGAAGGAAAGAACATATTTTGACCAGAGCTGAATTTTTACGGTTTTCTAACTGCCAGTATGTATACAACCTGTTTGAACACTCTGTTTTTCTATTGACCAGCAACGATTCTTCAAAGCCAGCCGTGATGTGTATCtacccaaaccatcctggggcAACCACACTCCCATTTTCCGTGATGCCGGCATGCAGCTTCAGGCTTATCGCTACTATGACCCCAAGACGTGCAGCCTTGACTTCTCTGGAGCCATGGATGACATTTCTGTGAGTTGCCTTCCATGCCTGGAAGAAGGGAGGTCATGTGGGGAAACAGATGGTGATATTACTTTACCCTATATGTGATCATGAAGCTAtgtcaggagaggtttaggcTGGGTAttgggaaaagatttttcacccAGATGATGGTTGGGCACTCAAACGGGGTCCCAAGGGAAGTTGTCATGGCACCAAGTCTCCCAGGGTTCAAGGAGTGTTTGAACAATTCAGGCACATAGTGTGGTTCTTAgggttgtcctgtgcagggccaagGAGGTGGACTCCATATGGGTCCATTCCACCTCAGAATATTCTATCATTCTGTGATGCCTGAAGGCATTAAATCAAGGCTAGAAACTCACAGAGCTCATCTAAGCTGTCTCATCTGCTGAGGAGAGTGCTCAGATAGCACTGATGATTCATTCTCTATAACATCTTCCTTAGAAAATTCCAGAGAAGAGCATCATCCTCTTACATGCTTGTGCTCACAACCCCACTGGGGTGGATCCCCGGCAGGAGCAGTGGAAGGAGTTGGCAGCTACAGTGAAGGTAAGCCATGTCCCAGGGGTACTGTGCCATTCCTGGGCAAACCACATCTCTGGCCTTTCATGGGTGGCACCTGGTCTTCGCTTTGCTAAAGGTTATTCCCTTTCCTGAAGGCAACATGGGTATCATGTTCctgacaggagccagccaaaTGTACCCAGAAAGCTTCTAGCTGACCATTGGGCTTTCTGCTGGCACCTTCCCAGGAAGCTGGGGTAGGGAAACCTGAAAGGAGAACAGCAGGGTTGAAAGCATGAGCTGTGattgcaggagcagagcacccAGTGCTGTTGTATTAAAAATGCTGGAAGATCTCTCACATGCTTGGTGTCTCCTTGCAAGCTTCAGCTGCAAATAGAAAGGGACAGGTTCTACCTTCTCctctttcctgctgctccatcaAGCCTGTAGCCAGTGAAATTTGGCTTGGAGATACCTGGCCTTAGTAGGGTTCTGAGAATTGGTAGATATCTAAGTGATCTCTGTGGCCTACACAAGGGTAGATCTAAGGGGCAGTGTATCTGGGGTATCTGCCTGGCTGACTGGGGAGTTCCCAGGtgattttcctggaaaatgaTAATACAGAAGACATTGAAGGAGactattttattactgttgAATTTACTTCTGTTTCCTAGGCCAGGCTTGCACATCCCATAAATGCCCCAGAGGATCTTTAGCTGCTGTTTTGATGTGTGCTGGGTAGCTGCAGGTTTTGGGCTGCTTTCCCTGTGGTGAATGAAGGGGAATGACTCTCTTTCTGGAGGAGAATCGCTGCAGGTGGACAGACCCCTGTCTGCATGGCTTTTCTCAGCACTGCTTCTTGCAGAGGGGTGCTCAGCTTCTGTGACAGACACTCTCTTCCATCTTTGCTGGCAGAAACGAAACCTCCTCGTGTACTTTGACATGGCCTACCAGGGCTTTGCCAGCGGGGACATCAACCGGGATGCGTGGGCTGTGCGGTATTTCATCGAGCAGGGCATCAACATCGTCCTGTCACAGTCCTTCGCCAAGAACATGGGGCTGTACGGTGAGTGGGACACGTGACAAGGAAATCATTTCATCCAGGCTCTTGGTGGGATCCCAGTGCCTTCAAGGTTTAGCAGCCAGTgtcttcctgctgcctgtgttcATCCTGCAGTACTGAGCAGGGATAACCCATTAGAAGCTGGTGGAGAACCTTCTAGAGAACAGGGGTCCCCTACAGCTGTGTGGTGTTGGGTGCCACAGTATAAGAAGGATATAAAGCTTTCAGAGAGTGTCCAGAGGAGACTACAAAGATGGTGAATGGTCTAAAAGAGAAGCCgtacaaggagcagctgaggacacttgccttgctcagcctggagaagagaagactgagggcagagctcatCACAGGCATCAGCTTCCTCTCATGGGCAGCATCTGCTCtctgtgaccagtgacaggacccaaggaaCATAGAAGTGTGTCAGGGAGGATTTAGGCTGGATATTCGGGAGAGGTTCTTAACCTAAAGGGTGATTGGGTATTGGAACAGGCTCCTTAGGGAAGTGGTCATAGCATAAGCCTGACAGAGCTTAAGGAGTGTTTGGACAGTGCTGTCAGACACAGGAATTGTGGGATTCTTGGGGttgttctgtgcagggccaaaaactggactcagtgatccttcCAACTCtagatattctgtgattctcttaGGAGAGCGTGCAGGTGCCTTCACAGTGATCTGCAGTGATCCAGATGAAGCCAAGAGGGTCGAGTCCCAGCTGAAGATCCTCATCCGCCCCATGTATTCCAACCCACCTGTGAATGGAGCCCGCATTGCCTCCATGATCCTGAACACCCCTGACCTACGGAAGGAGTGGTAAG from Melospiza georgiana isolate bMelGeo1 chromosome 14, bMelGeo1.pri, whole genome shotgun sequence includes the following:
- the GOT2 gene encoding aspartate aminotransferase, mitochondrial — translated: MALLHSRRLLAAPRLAAAASRASSWWSHVEMGPPDPILGVTEAYKRDTNSKKMNLGVGAYRDDNGKPYVLNCVRKAEAMIASKKMDKEYLPIGGLADFTRASAELALGENSEAFKSGRYVTVQGISGTGSLRIGANFLQRFFKASRDVYLPKPSWGNHTPIFRDAGMQLQAYRYYDPKTCSLDFSGAMDDISKIPEKSIILLHACAHNPTGVDPRQEQWKELAATVKKRNLLVYFDMAYQGFASGDINRDAWAVRYFIEQGINIVLSQSFAKNMGLYGERAGAFTVICSDPDEAKRVESQLKILIRPMYSNPPVNGARIASMILNTPDLRKEWLTEVKGMADRIISMRTQLVSNLKKEGSSHNWQHITDQIGMFCFTGLKPEQVERLIKEFSVYMTKDGRISVAGVTSGNVGYLAHAIHQVTK